Proteins encoded together in one Anaerotignum faecicola window:
- a CDS encoding alcohol dehydrogenase catalytic domain-containing protein, protein MTGTMKGIYKSKPAPGAEWREDLPIPQCGPRDVLVKVRATAICGTDSGHIYPWGAYAEERCPVPYVFGHEFAGDIVEVGSEVTEFKKGDRVAGETHIPCNHCSMCLSDNRHNCENMKIIGVHTAGSFAEYIAFPADCAYKIADKIDYEIGALLEPMGVGMHGVSKGDVKDKITVIYGCGPIGLMAVACAKFKGAKKIIAVDVVDDKLEMAKKVGADVVINSKTQKDLEIVKAETNGRGADVVIDYTGNKFAIKAGFQLVRKGGAMVLVGLTSGDTSLDLTNDIIYREAAVYGVTGRLMYQTWDECNEMLESGFDLRPLMSGPYALKDFEKAFEAVKTATGRVVMIP, encoded by the coding sequence TTCCGATACCGCAGTGCGGGCCCAGGGATGTTCTTGTTAAAGTTCGTGCTACTGCTATCTGTGGAACAGACAGTGGACATATTTATCCATGGGGAGCATATGCTGAGGAAAGGTGTCCGGTTCCCTATGTATTCGGACATGAATTTGCAGGAGATATTGTCGAAGTCGGAAGCGAGGTAACAGAATTTAAAAAAGGCGACAGGGTAGCGGGAGAAACGCATATCCCCTGCAACCATTGCTCAATGTGTCTTTCAGACAATCGCCATAACTGTGAAAATATGAAAATTATCGGAGTACATACTGCCGGTTCTTTTGCGGAGTATATTGCTTTTCCGGCCGACTGCGCTTATAAAATTGCAGATAAAATCGATTATGAGATAGGGGCTCTTTTAGAACCTATGGGAGTCGGTATGCACGGCGTTTCAAAAGGCGACGTTAAAGATAAAATTACGGTAATTTACGGATGCGGCCCAATCGGATTAATGGCTGTTGCATGCGCTAAATTTAAAGGCGCAAAAAAAATAATAGCCGTTGATGTTGTTGATGATAAACTTGAAATGGCTAAAAAAGTCGGAGCCGACGTTGTTATAAACAGCAAAACACAAAAGGATCTCGAGATAGTGAAAGCAGAAACAAACGGCAGGGGAGCCGACGTTGTAATTGACTATACCGGCAATAAATTTGCAATAAAAGCAGGCTTCCAGCTTGTAAGGAAAGGGGGCGCCATGGTATTGGTCGGTTTGACAAGCGGCGATACATCCCTTGATCTTACAAATGATATAATTTACAGGGAAGCTGCTGTTTACGGAGTTACAGGACGCTTGATGTACCAAACATGGGATGAATGTAATGAAATGCTTGAAAGCGGGTTTGATTTACGCCCGTTAATGAGCGGCCCTTATGCGCTTAAAGATTTTGAAAAAGCTTTTGAAGCTGTTAAAACAGCTACAGGCCGTGTTGTTATGATTCCTTAA